From Diospyros lotus cultivar Yz01 chromosome 4, ASM1463336v1, whole genome shotgun sequence, a single genomic window includes:
- the LOC127800039 gene encoding germin-like protein subfamily 1 member 11, with protein MMMTTTIRRSLNFQVAAAAMSIFMALVSDLTYATDPNPLQDFCVAVNYSAPDAVFVNGKFCKDPKVAKPEDFFFSGLLTPRNTSNPLGSIVTLVDVDKLPGLNTLGISLVRIDYAPNGGINPPHEHPRASEILLVLEGTLYVGFVTSNPDNRLFSKILRPGDVFVFPMGLIHFQLNVGKSSAVAIAALSSQNPGVVTIANAVFGSNPRIDPRVLTRAFQLDKKMVDYLLSRVWYINLM; from the exons ATGATGATGACGACGACAATAAGAAGATCTCTTAATTTCCAGGTGGCTGCAGCTGCCATGTCCATCTTCATGGCCTTGGTTTCCGACCTAACCTATGCTACTGATCCCAACCCCCTTCAGGACTTCTGTGTTGCCGTCAATTACTCCGCACCTGACGCCG TGTTTGTGAATGGGAAGTTCTGCAAGGACCCCAAGGTTGCCAAACCCgaggatttcttcttctctgggCTACTGACTCCAAGAAACACATCAAACCCACTTGGGTCAATAGTCACTCTAGTAGACGTCGACAAGTTACCAGGCCTCAACACTCTGGGCATCTCCTTAGTTCGCATCGACTACGCTCCTAATGGAGGCATTAACCCGCCGCACGAACACCCTCGAGCCAGCGAGATCCTTCTCGTCTTAGAAGGCACTCTTTACGTAGGCTTTGTTACATCCAATCCCGACAATCGTCTCTTCAGCAAGATTCTACGGCCGGGAGATGTGTTTGTGTTTCCAATGGGTCTCATTCACTTCCAATTGAACGTAGGAAAGAGTAGCGCAGTGGCTATCGCAGCTCTCAGCAGCCAGAATCCTGGGGTGGTCACCATTGCAAATGCGGTGTTTGGCTCAAATCCGAGGATTGATCCGAGAGTTCTTACTAGGGCTTTCCAATTGGATAAGAAGATGGTTGACTATCTTCTATCTCGGGTTTGGTACATCAACTTGATGTAA